The following proteins are encoded in a genomic region of Microtus ochrogaster isolate Prairie Vole_2 chromosome 5, MicOch1.0, whole genome shotgun sequence:
- the LOC101984151 gene encoding olfactory receptor 150-like produces MEEANQTTVTEFILDGLTKNPELQLPLFLIFLGVYLVTVVGNLGMIILIMFSSQLHTPMYYLVSSLSFIDCCQSTAITPKMLLNFVTEKNVISYTECMAQFYFFCAFAVAECYMLAVMAYDRYVAISNPLLYNVTMSYEVCLWMIAGVYGMGFISATVDAISIMRLVFCKANIIRHYFCDYFPLLELSCSSTFINEVLAWSLGSITILIPAVTILSSYIFIIVSILNSHSTGGRCKAFSTCSSHISAVALFYGSTSFMYLQPPSVSSLGQSKFSSVFYTIVVPMLNPMIYSLRNKDVKVALKKLIQKVNFHTTKTDFH; encoded by the coding sequence ATGGAAGAAGCAAATCAAACCACAGTGACTGAATTCATCCTTGATGGGTTAACAAAGAATCCAGAGCTACAATTGCCTCTATTTCTCATCTTCCTAGGAGTCTATTTGGTTACAGTTGTGGGTAACCTGGGAATGATCATCTTAATTATGTTCAGTTCTCagctgcacacacccatgtattaTTTAGTCAGCAGTCTGTCCTTTATTGACTGCTGTCAGTCAACTGCCATTACTCCCAAAATGCTTCTAAACTTTGTGACAGAGAAGAATGTCATCTCCTACACAGAATGCATGGCTCAGTTCTACTTCTTCTGTGCTTTTGCTGTTGCAGAATGTTACATGTTGGCTGTAATGgcatatgaccgctatgtggctaTCTCTAACCCATTGCTTTACAATGTAACCATGTCCTATGAAGTCTGTTTATGGATGATTGCTGGAGTATATGGTATGGGATTCATTAGTGCTACAGTTGATGCTATCTCCATTATGAGATTGGTTTTCTGTAAGGCTAATATAATAAGGCATTACTTCTGTGATTATTTCCCATTACTAGAACTCTCTTGCTCTAGTACTTTTATCAATGAAGTACTAGCATGGTCCCTTGGTTCAATTACCATTCTTATACCAGCTGTGACCATTCTTAGTTCTTACATCTTCATCATTGTCAGCATCCTCAACAGTCATTCCACTGGGGGAAGATGCAAGGCCTTcagcacctgcagctcccacatcTCGGCTGTTGCTCTTTTCTATGGTTCGACATCTTTCATGTATCTTCAGCCACCATCAGTCAGCTCCCTGGGACAAAGTAaattttcatctgtgttttataCGATTGTTGTGCCTATGTTGAATCCCATGATCTACAGCCTGAGAAATAAAGATGTCAAAGTTgctctcaaaaaattaatacaaaaggTAAATTTCCACACAACAAAGACTGACTTTCATTAA